The Triticum aestivum cultivar Chinese Spring chromosome 3A, IWGSC CS RefSeq v2.1, whole genome shotgun sequence genome includes a region encoding these proteins:
- the LOC123062413 gene encoding L-ascorbate oxidase homolog, with protein MTAGPKMRAAVLALALALLAVAVRAEDPYLFFDWKVAYGTKSPMGTPQKMILINGEFPGPTINCTSNNNIIVNVFNQLDQPLLFTWHGIQQRKSSWQDGMPGDMCPILPGTNFTYKMQFKDQIGTFFYYPSIGMQRAAGAYGLISIHSRPLIPVPFDPPADDFGALVGDWYTKDHTVLAKNLDTGKGIGRPAGLLINGKNEKDASNPPMYNVEAGKTYRFRVCNVGIKTTLNVRIQGHVLKLVEMEGSHTVQNEYDSMDVHIGQCLSFLTTANQKPGDYFFIASTRFIKGVSTITAVIRYKGSNTPPAAKLPDAPDGWAWSINQWRSFRWNLTASAARPNPQGSYHYGQINITRTIKLSPSRGKVDGKERYALNGVSHTDPETPLKLAEYFNATKGVFEYNLVTDTPPKEGTPIKVAPSVITTEHRTYIEIVFENPEKSIDTFHLDGYAFFAAGMGPGLWSVESRKTYNLLDTVSRHTIQVYPRSWTAVMLTFDNAGMWNLRSNLWERYYLGEQLYVSCTSPARSLRDEYNMPDNALRCGKVVGMPLPPPYTIA; from the exons ATGACAGCCGGGCCCAAGATGCGCGCCGCGGTGCTGGCGCTGGCGCTGGCGCTGCTCGCCGTGGCGGTGCGCGCCGAGGACCCCTACCTCTTCTTCGACTGGAAGGTGGCGTACGGGACCAAGTCCCCCATGGGCACGCCCCAGAAGATGATCCTCATCAACGGCGAGTTCCCCGGCCCCACCATCAACTGCACCTCCAACAATAACATCATCGTCAACGTCTTCAACCAGCTCGACCAGCCGCTCCTCTTCACCTG GCACGGGATCCAGCAGAGGAAGAGCTCGTGGCAGGACGGCATGCCGGGCGACATGTGCCCCATCCTGCCGGGCACCAACTTCACCTACAAGATGCAGTTCAAGGACCAGATCGGCACCTTCTTCTACTACCCCAGCATCGGCATGCAGCGCGCCGCCGGGGCCTACGGGCTCATCAGCATCCACAGCCGCCCGCTCATCCCGGTGCCCTTCGACCCGCCGGCCGACGACTTCGGCGCCCTCGTCGGCGACTGGTACACCAAGGACCACACCGTGCTGGCCAAGAACCTCGACACCGGCAAGGGCATCGGCCGCCCCGCGGGGCTGCTCATCAACGGCAAGAACGAGAAGGACGCCTCCAACCCGCCCATGTACAACGTGGAGGCCGGCAAGACGTACCGCTTCCGCGTCTGCAACGTCGGCATCAAGACCACCCTCAACGTGCGCATCCAGGGCCACGTCCTCAAGCTGGTGGAGATGGAGGGCTCCCACACCGTGCAGAACGAGTACGACTCCATGGACGTCCACATCGGCCAGTGCCTCTCCTTCCTCACCACCGCCAACCAGAAGCCCGGGGactacttcttcatcgcctccacccGCTTCATCAAGGGGGTCAGCACCATCACCGCCGTGATTCGCTACAAGGGGTCCAACACCCCGCCGGCGGCCAAGCTGCCGGACGCGCCGGACGGATGGGCCTGGTCCATCAACCAGTGGAGGTCCTTCCGCTGGAACCTGACGGCCAGCGCCGCCAGGCCCAACCCGCAGGGGTCCTACCACTACGGCCAGATCAACATCACCCGCACCATCAAGCTCTCCCCCAGCCGCGGCAAGGTCGACGGCAAGGAGAGGTACGCCCTCAACGGCGTGTCCCACACCGACCCCGAGACGCCGCTCAAGCTCGCCGAGTACTTCAACGCCACCAAGGGAGTGTTCGAGTACAACCTCGTCACCGACACGCCGCCCAAGGAGGGCACGCCCATCAAGGTCGCCCCCAGCGTCATCACCACCGAGCACCGCACCTACATTGAGATTGTCTTCGAGAACCCCGAGAAGAGCATCGACACCTTCCACCTCGACGGCTACGCCTTCTTCGCCGCCGG cATGGGACCGGGGCTATGGTCGGTGGAGAGCAGGAAGACATACAACCTCCTGGACACGGTGAGCCGGCACACCATCCAGGTGTACCCGAGGTCGTGGACGGCGGTGATGCTGACGTTCGACAACGCCGGGATGTGGAACTTGAGGTCCAATCTGTGGGAGAGGTACTACCTGGGCGAGCAGCTATACGTGAGCTGCACCTCGCCGGCCAGGTCGCTCAGGGACGAGTACAACATGCCCGACAACGCCCTCCGCTGCGGCAAGGTCGTCGgcatgccgctgccgccgccctacACCATCGCATAA
- the LOC123062414 gene encoding calcium uniporter protein 6, mitochondrial: protein MSMWRFSRPLLRAAAGAGAPACAPPRARAAVASVVCRLPPPPQTPCGLFQQRFGFASLPAAEAAAGRDPEAEVTAEEARRLMRMANVEALKRRLGDGEVIPYAELLRKCEEAGAARTRAEATALAGALDEAGVVLLFRDKVYLQPDKIVDLVRKAMPLALTPEDDPRKEELKQLQTHLEEINKLAHKQVRRILWSGLGFLITQVGLFFRLTFWEFSWDVMEPITFFTTATGLVVGYAYFLITSRDPTYRDFMERMFQSRQRKLIQRQKFNLDRYLELQRCCKDPLEKICGTSHFSNADIAHLHELSVHK, encoded by the exons ATGTCAATGTGGCGCTTCTCccgcccgctcctccgcgccgccgccggcgcggGCGCCCCGGCCTGCGCGCCGCCGCGCGCGCGGGCCGCCGTCGCCTCCGTGGTGTGCAGGCTGCCCCCGCCGCCGCAGACGCCGTGCGGCCTCTTCCAGCAGCGGTTCGGCTTCGCGTCGctgccggcggcggaggcggccgcggggaGGGACCCGGAGGCCGAGGTGACGGCGGAGGAGGCGAGGCGGCTCATGCGGATGGCCAACGTCGAGGCGCTCAAGCGgcggctcggggacggcgaggtGATCCCCTACGCGGAGCTGCTGCGCAAGTGCGAGGAGGCCGGCGCCGCCCGCACCCGCGCCGAGGCCACCGCGCTCGCCGGCGCGCTCGACGAGGCCGGCGTCGTGCTCCTCTTCCGCGACAAGGTCTACCTCCAGCCCGACAAG ATTGTGGATCTTGTAAGAAAAGCTATGCCCCTTGCACTGACACCTGAGGATGACCCAAGAAAGGAAGAGCTCAAGCAACTCCAGACACATTTGGAAGAAATCAACAAGCTCGCACACAAGCAAGTCCGGCGTATCCTCTGGTCTGGGCTAGGGTTCCTGATCACGCAGGTCGGGCTCTTCTTCAGGCTCACCTTCTGGGAGTTCTCGTGGGACGTCATGGAGCCCATCACATTCTTCACAACAGCGACGGGCCTGGTCGTCGGGTACGCCTACTTCCTCATCACATCAAGGGACCCGACATACCGGGACTTCATGGAGAGGATGTTCCAGTCCCGGCAGAGGAAGTTGATCCAGAGGCAGAAGTTCAACCTGGACAGGTACCTGGAGCTCCAGAGGTGCTGCAAAGATCCTCTGGAGAAGATCTGCGGCACCAGCCATTTCTCCAACGCCGACATCGCGCATCTGCACGAGCTGTCTGTCCACAAGTGA